A single region of the Hyphomicrobiales bacterium genome encodes:
- a CDS encoding GGDEF domain-containing protein, with the protein MSSAPPLDAATLFAVNATSLVVFAIAYLIAWSRRSNRTYWLNLTIANIIFAIAFVMFSRRVGGGNDALLLPNCLIMVGLGFRWQAIRAFFGHRPRYLLSIILTALVAGLLSMVDQLGIALVFGSANIAIAIQIFVIMFALARERNQHLPSRWGLVFAYGVVAASSVLRVIQGWMLDRGMDSLLPADTFLDIHLLAAAVHIVASGAFSLSMAYEQGTSELQQAALRDPLTGLSNRLGLENALAQQSGSFTQPYSVMVIDIDDFKRINDIHGHNFGDAVIKRCGETIAKSLRANDLVARFGGEEFVAVLPQVSLDQARILCERVRAAIEREVVRGDDVAVQFTVSIGLSQFTAHPRSFSELIVDADKQLYRAKAAGKNRVEAAQDVKLDVVAPS; encoded by the coding sequence GTGAGCAGCGCGCCCCCCCTAGACGCGGCAACCCTATTTGCGGTTAACGCAACCTCGTTGGTGGTCTTCGCTATCGCCTATCTGATAGCGTGGTCGCGCAGGTCAAACAGGACGTACTGGCTGAATCTTACGATCGCCAATATTATTTTCGCCATCGCTTTCGTGATGTTCTCCCGACGAGTGGGTGGCGGAAACGACGCCCTTTTACTTCCAAACTGCCTGATAATGGTGGGCTTAGGATTTCGCTGGCAGGCCATACGTGCGTTCTTTGGACACCGCCCGCGATATCTACTGTCAATCATTTTGACAGCCTTGGTCGCCGGCCTACTCTCGATGGTCGATCAACTTGGGATCGCCCTCGTTTTTGGCAGCGCCAACATTGCTATCGCAATTCAGATCTTTGTAATCATGTTTGCGCTCGCTCGCGAACGGAACCAGCACCTGCCTTCACGCTGGGGATTAGTGTTTGCGTACGGGGTTGTAGCGGCGTCATCCGTCCTCCGTGTCATACAGGGTTGGATGCTGGATCGCGGCATGGATAGCCTCCTGCCGGCGGACACTTTTCTCGACATCCATCTGCTCGCGGCTGCGGTACACATCGTTGCCAGCGGCGCCTTTTCCCTGTCGATGGCCTATGAGCAAGGAACAAGCGAACTCCAGCAAGCTGCTTTACGTGATCCACTAACCGGTCTTTCTAACCGGCTCGGGCTGGAAAACGCTCTTGCGCAGCAATCGGGTTCTTTCACCCAGCCGTACTCTGTGATGGTGATCGACATAGACGACTTCAAACGCATCAATGATATCCACGGCCACAATTTCGGTGACGCCGTTATCAAGAGGTGCGGCGAAACGATTGCGAAGTCACTGCGGGCAAATGATCTCGTGGCGCGCTTTGGCGGTGAGGAGTTCGTGGCAGTTTTGCCGCAAGTATCGCTGGATCAGGCTCGCATCCTATGCGAACGCGTGAGGGCCGCTATCGAGCGTGAAGTCGTAAGGGGAGACGATGTAGCGGTCCAGTTTACGGTCAGCATAGGTCTCAGCCAATTTACCGCGCATCCGCGCTCATTCTCCGAACTGATCGTAGACGCCGACAAGCAACTCTATCGAGCGAAGGCCGCAGGGAAGAACCGGGTGGAAGCGGCTCAGGACGTGAAGCTGGATGTCGTCGCGCCAAGTTAG
- a CDS encoding 3-oxoacyl-(acyl-carrier protein) reductase/2-deoxy-D-gluconate 3-dehydrogenase, with amino-acid sequence MSRTSTMNSSLDGQIALVTGSTRGIGRAIAGKLAAGGAKVAVHGRDDNEPAEALPPGSHLFKADLADASATAGLVQAVETALGPPDILVLNASIEFRQTWQTLTEEAMLAQAEVNLYSTMRLIRAVLPGMIARGRGRIIAIGSVQEYRPNDVHIFYAGTKVAQTNIILNLARNTREPDITFNVVQPGAILTDRNRAVLADADFRKRVEEKIPLGRIGEAQDCAGIVAFLCSPEASYINGAVLSVDGGMHL; translated from the coding sequence ATGAGCCGTACCAGCACCATGAACTCTTCTCTGGACGGGCAGATCGCCCTCGTGACCGGATCGACGCGCGGCATTGGCCGCGCGATCGCCGGCAAGCTCGCGGCAGGCGGAGCGAAAGTCGCCGTCCACGGGCGCGACGACAATGAGCCGGCGGAAGCACTTCCGCCTGGCTCGCACCTGTTCAAGGCGGATCTCGCCGACGCTTCGGCGACCGCCGGGCTCGTCCAGGCGGTCGAAACTGCCCTCGGCCCGCCGGATATCCTTGTCCTCAATGCCTCGATCGAGTTTCGCCAGACGTGGCAGACCTTGACCGAGGAAGCCATGCTGGCGCAGGCGGAGGTCAATCTGTATTCGACGATGCGCCTCATTCGCGCCGTGCTGCCCGGCATGATCGCGCGCGGACGCGGGCGCATCATCGCCATCGGCTCGGTGCAGGAATATCGCCCGAATGACGTGCATATTTTCTATGCCGGCACGAAGGTGGCGCAGACGAACATCATTCTCAATCTGGCGCGCAATACGCGCGAGCCGGACATCACCTTCAACGTGGTGCAGCCCGGCGCGATCCTCACCGATCGCAACCGCGCTGTTCTCGCTGATGCCGATTTCCGCAAGCGGGTGGAGGAGAAAATTCCGCTGGGCCGAATCGGCGAAGCGCAGGATTGCGCCGGTATCGTCGCCTTCCTCTGCTCTCCGGAGGCCAGCTACATCAACGGTGCCGTGCTGTCCGTGGACGGCGGAATGCATCTCTAG
- a CDS encoding AraC family transcriptional regulator: protein MRHEFAIPGGVRASAVDPPYSNVITWVGFFLALTVSRDHPAFAPMLRLSTNDVPRHQRMAFVHDFVARYFAGLELAPFDVDDIYVEMAAYALPGGMALGACQYPSMRGARSKRLLGDGRDGYLLTVHGCDHEVAVDGRPPVKVTAGDILIINQAVPFTFELAATTVTGMTLTPGRLGNLVPRTESQPYLHIPRTAPEAALAIGYANLLRANPPANARAASLAEDHLYDLVALSLGSQYVDTDPRGGASVGSARLQLIRQDIEVRLRDPDLSVNTIARRHGVTARYVQLLFEREGMTFSTFLRERRLALAYSRLRREPAGGNSIATIAYDCGFPDLSGFNKAFRKRYDATPSDVRAAGARAV, encoded by the coding sequence GTGCGTCACGAGTTCGCGATACCGGGCGGGGTCCGCGCGTCAGCGGTTGACCCGCCGTACAGTAATGTCATTACATGGGTCGGTTTTTTTCTTGCCCTGACGGTATCACGGGACCATCCGGCCTTCGCCCCCATGCTGCGCCTCTCAACCAACGACGTACCACGCCACCAGCGTATGGCGTTCGTGCATGATTTCGTGGCCCGGTATTTCGCGGGGCTGGAGCTCGCACCTTTTGACGTGGACGACATCTACGTTGAGATGGCAGCCTACGCGCTACCCGGCGGCATGGCCCTCGGCGCCTGTCAGTATCCGTCCATGCGAGGCGCCCGCTCCAAACGGCTCCTCGGCGATGGGCGGGATGGATATCTGCTAACGGTCCATGGATGTGATCACGAGGTCGCTGTAGACGGACGCCCGCCCGTCAAGGTCACAGCGGGCGATATCCTCATCATCAATCAGGCAGTTCCTTTCACGTTCGAGTTGGCAGCCACAACGGTAACGGGCATGACGCTGACGCCAGGCCGGCTCGGCAATCTCGTGCCGCGCACAGAAAGCCAGCCTTACCTTCATATCCCCCGGACCGCGCCCGAGGCCGCGCTGGCGATCGGCTATGCGAACCTCCTGCGAGCCAATCCACCGGCCAATGCAAGGGCCGCCAGCCTCGCCGAAGACCATCTCTATGATCTCGTGGCGCTGTCCCTCGGCAGTCAGTATGTCGATACGGATCCGCGCGGGGGGGCCTCCGTCGGCAGTGCCCGCCTGCAGCTGATCCGGCAAGACATCGAAGTCCGCCTTCGCGATCCTGATCTCAGCGTGAACACGATCGCCCGCCGTCACGGCGTCACGGCGCGCTATGTCCAGCTTCTGTTTGAACGGGAAGGGATGACGTTCTCCACGTTCCTGCGGGAGCGCCGCCTCGCGCTCGCCTATAGTCGCCTGCGCAGAGAGCCGGCTGGAGGCAATTCCATCGCGACCATTGCCTATGACTGCGGCTTCCCGGACCTCTCGGGCTTCAACAAGGCCTTCCGCAAACGCTATGACGCCACGCCCTCAGACGTCCGTGCGGCTGGCGCGCGCGCCGTGTGA
- a CDS encoding Diguanylate cyclase (GGDEF)-like protein: MVRSRHLTRLLAHPQITSTKSLVRYVSVVTALSLVIALCLDIAGQLIFFTNWQTAFRSWLLTVLTVCVIAVPVSTIFARSQQALLLAHRELELLSRTDQLTGLPNRRALMEASEQSDFDAMVLVIADVDRFKTINDTIGHRGGDAVICAVGQIMASHLSQFGIVGRLGGDEFALISTKAPVEDIVLALIELREAVTKTSIIAADNVAKVSISAGIAIRDSSISFDTVYSEADEALYLAKRAGRNRIELSERVKLAYPEIFARSASG, from the coding sequence TTGGTCCGCAGTAGACATCTCACGCGGTTGCTCGCCCATCCGCAGATCACCAGCACGAAGAGCCTCGTGCGCTATGTCTCCGTGGTGACGGCGCTCAGTCTTGTCATCGCGCTCTGCCTCGATATCGCGGGGCAGCTCATTTTCTTTACGAACTGGCAGACGGCGTTCCGCTCCTGGTTACTGACGGTGCTCACCGTCTGCGTCATAGCCGTGCCGGTCAGCACGATCTTCGCCCGCTCGCAGCAGGCCCTCCTTCTCGCCCATCGCGAGCTCGAGCTCCTGAGCAGGACGGACCAGCTGACCGGCTTGCCGAACCGCCGGGCGTTGATGGAAGCGAGCGAACAATCGGATTTCGACGCGATGGTGCTCGTCATCGCGGATGTCGATCGGTTCAAGACCATTAACGACACCATCGGTCATCGCGGCGGCGACGCCGTGATATGCGCGGTTGGGCAGATCATGGCGAGCCATCTCTCGCAGTTCGGCATCGTCGGACGTCTGGGCGGTGACGAGTTCGCGCTGATATCCACCAAGGCGCCGGTGGAAGACATTGTCCTGGCGCTGATCGAGCTGCGCGAGGCCGTGACGAAGACCTCCATCATTGCCGCGGACAACGTGGCGAAAGTCTCGATCTCCGCGGGCATCGCCATTCGCGATTCATCGATCTCGTTTGACACCGTCTATTCCGAGGCGGACGAAGCGCTCTACCTGGCCAAGCGCGCCGGCCGCAATCGCATCGAATTGTCGGAGCGGGTGAAGCTCGCTTATCCCGAAATCTTCGCCCGCTCGGCGAGCGGCTGA
- a CDS encoding hypothetical protein (Evidence 5 : Unknown function), protein MDFCREGGDDKGRPIWCGAHQGSRQCRRFSWNLPQPSERDLRPSSALVRENASRTRFVKHSRLCKTEAEKALFYNPLVGDSLTVELRTLTPLVLVRIQVPQPIVFIRFFAFSQLDRKRHFTGILQSLFTFRPPSTTPRAS, encoded by the coding sequence TTGGATTTTTGCCGTGAAGGTGGCGATGACAAGGGGCGCCCGATTTGGTGCGGGGCGCACCAGGGTTCAAGGCAATGTCGTCGATTTTCGTGGAACCTTCCACAGCCCTCAGAAAGGGACTTGCGTCCTTCGTCGGCTTTGGTTAGAGAGAACGCGTCGCGAACGAGATTTGTAAAACATTCGCGGCTTTGTAAAACTGAGGCGGAAAAAGCCTTATTTTACAATCCCTTGGTGGGGGATAGTTTAACGGTAGAACTGCGGACTCTGACTCCGTTAGTCCTGGTTCGAATCCAGGTCCCCCAGCCAATTGTTTTCATTAGGTTTTTCGCTTTTTCTCAGTTGGACCGGAAACGGCATTTTACAGGCATTTTACAAAGTCTGTTCACGTTTCGGCCGCCTTCGACCACTCCTCGAGCTTCCTGA
- a CDS encoding hypothetical protein (Evidence 5 : Unknown function) codes for MVDYSPVDGDVIRLLLHDPDGPVIDVLKRHAAHIALPLARRERQQEEAPDLPSGLSRMRSITSYGMAGGQRQP; via the coding sequence GTGGTCGATTATTCTCCTGTGGATGGTGACGTCATCCGCCTTCTCCTGCACGACCCTGATGGTCCCGTCATCGATGTCCTGAAAAGACATGCGGCACACATCGCCCTCCCGCTGGCCCGTAGAGAGCGTCAGCAAGAAGAAGCGCCGGATCTCCCATCGGGCCTGTCCAGGATGAGGTCAATCACCTCCTATGGCATGGCTGGTGGCCAGCGCCAGCCTTGA